Genomic window (Deinococcus reticulitermitis):
GAGGAAGGCGCGGCGCGCGAGTTCGCCATCGCCACCAAGGAATTTCTCGGCAAAGGCGGCAAGGTCACCGGCGTCAGGACCGTGCGCGTCGAGATGCGGGACGGCAAGCTCGAAGAGGTCCCCGGCTCCGAGGAGGTCCACAAGGCCGACCTCGTGCTGCTGGCGATGGGGTTCGTGAGCCCGGTGGGCAGCGTCGTGGACGCCTTCGGGATCGCCAAGGACGGGCGCGGCAACGCCCAGGCTGGCACCGAGGAGGGCAGCGGCTACGCCACCGACGTGCCGGGCGTCTTCGCGGCGGGCGACATGCGCCGGGGCCAGAGCCTCGTCGTGTGGGCGATCCGTGAGGGGCGGCAGGCGGCGCGGGCGGTGGACCAGTATTTGATGGGGGAGAGCGTGTTGCCGCGCTGAGCGGGGGGAAAGTGGGGCGGGTGGCCGAGGGGCTGCCCGCCTGCTTCATTTACCAGAACCCGAAATGCAGCCGCACCCCCACCGTCTCCAGCACCGGATAGGGCGACGCCCAGCCCCAGCGGGCCAGGCCGAAGGTCAGGAGATTGATGAGCAGTGTCAGCACGAACAGCAACCACGCCAGCCCGGTCAACGGCCTCAAATTCCGCCGCCTGAGCCGGGGCCACCCCCACCGCCCGAGCGCAGTCAGCCACATGAGGGAGAAGGCCCAATTGAGGAGGAGCGGGAGCAGAAAGATGTGCGGCGTCGTGCTGGCGCAGCAGGAGTCCATGACAGCGGGGAGCGGAAAGCCATGCTGTGAGACCACCGCTTCGGTCTGGTCCATCGGCAGCCCCGTGACCCGCCGCTCCCAGGCGACATGGACGAGCAGCGGCAGCGCGAGAGCCAGCGGCAGCAGCGTGGTTCAGAAGCGTCGGAAGGTGGGGCGGGAGGGCACAGGCGCATTGTGACGCGGCGAGGTAGGCCAGGAAACCGACTTTGGGAGGACGCTTCCTCCGGTCCTGCTACCTATGCTCCTGCTCATGCGGCGCACAGACCCCTTGATCCTCGGTGGCCTGGTTCTGGTGCCCGGTCTGCTCCTGGGACTGCTCAGCCAGAGCGAGCAAACGCAGCGGCCCTGGCCGGGGCCGGCTGGCACGCGCTGGGCCGGGACAGAGCTGCGGCGGGTCAACCTGGTCACTGGGCGAGAGGGAATGGTGAGTCGGCAGTATCTAGAGCTGCGCTGCCGCCGTCTGCCGGTTCTGAAGCTGCGGACGGGCGACTACTGGCCCGGTCCCGCCTGGGCGGGCTGGGCCGAGTGGAGCGCAGACCGCGTGACGTATCGGCCAGGCTGGGCAAAGGCCACTCCCAAAATCAAGCCGGTGACCCTGGCGGTGCCCTGGTGGCTGCCGTTGTGCTCCGCTTGAGGTCGGCGCTCACCTCCTGAAATAGATGACAAGCTCGCTTGACGTAGAGTCGCGTACCCTTTACTCTGAATGTCAAGGAAACACGACATCTCGACAAGGAGACCTGACATGTGCCCCAACCGCGCCGCCAACCGCCCGGCCACCCGCCTCGCCAGCGCCACTGTGATGCTCAGCGCCGTCAACCTCACGCTGCTGATGCCCGCCGCGCGGCATGAGCACGCCGGCCTCTTCACCCAGGCGCTGCCGGTTCTCGTGATCGGGCTGACCGTGGTGCTGCTGTACCTCGCGGTGCGGCAGATGCGTACCGGGCGGAAATGACCCGCGCCGAGCGGCTGCGGCAGGTGCAGCGGCCCTACCTGATCGCGTTCAGTGTGCTCGTCGTGGGGGCGCTCGCCGCGTTCGCCCTGGGGCCGAAAGGGCAGGTGAACTGGCCGGGCACCCTGCTTCTCGCCCTCGCGCCGGTGGTGGACGCCCGGCGGCACCGGGCCGCCTTCAAGTATCACGACGAGTACGGTCAAAGCGTGATTCTGCGGGCGGCTGCCGTGGGGTTTACCGGAGTGATGGGCTCGCTGCTCGGCCTCGCACTCTTGAGCGCCGCCGAGGCCAGCGCCGACTTCGCCAGCGGCACGATGGTGGGCGTGTTCGTCGCCGGGTACGCCGTTTTTCTCGTCACCCAGTGGGTGCTGTTTCGCCGGGACGCCCAGGCATGACCCCAAGGAGGGCAGAGATGAAGGGCACGGACTTGTCTCGCACACGCTTTTTCCTGCGAAAAACTCGCCGACTCCTGCTGCTGGAATCCCTGAACATCCCGGGGGTGCTGCTGCTGCTCTGGGCGTTCTGGACCGGGCGCCCAGACCCCTGGCTGATCGGCGCCGGGTTCGCGCTGATGGTGGCGGGCCTGATGGTCAATGCCCTGCGTAACATCCGGACGTTTCAGCTCATGGACGAGTACGAGCAGCTCACCTTCCTCAAAGCCGTCGCTCCCGCCTTCATCTGCTCCCTGGCGGCGGTCTACCTCGCCGGGATGCTGCTACTTTTCACCAGCGTCAACCCTATCTTCGTCGGCCTCGGTCTGCTCGTCAGCTTTCTGCTGGCCTTCGTCGTCCTCGGTGTGGCGCAGGCGCGCATGACGGCCCGGGATGCCCAGGCCTGAGAACAGCGCCCCCGTTCCTCTCAGCTCCAAGGAGTTCGCCATGAAAATCCTGCCCCTGACCGCCCTCCTGACCCTCTCTCTCGCCGCCGCCCAGACCACTCAAGCGCAGACCACCCAGCCCATCCCCGCCGAGCTGCGCGCCCGCTACGAAGCCCTGCGGGACGCCACCCTGAAAGGAGACCTCCAGGCGGTGCGCGCCTTCTACCTGCCGGACGCCCGCCTGACCGACGTGAATGGCCAGCCCCTGAGTCTGAACGCGGCGCTCGAAGCGCTCAATCCCCAGGTCGTCACCTTCGAGAAGCTGACCTACGAGTTGCGCGGCGCGGTGCTCAGCGGCGATCAGGCGACGGTGCAGGTGTGGCAGCGGGTGGAGGGCAAGGTCACGCCCCTTCCCGGCACGTCGCAGGCGTTTGGGGGAGACGCGCTGTCCGAAGACCTCTGGCGCAAGGTGAACGGAGAGTGGCTGATCGCCGGCTCACGCGCGCTGGAGAGCGAAACGCGCATTGCCGGGCAGGTGATCCGGCAAAGGGCACCCGCTCCCGTCTCGGACACCGAGCTCGTGGCCCGCCGCGCGGCTTTGGCTGGGCTGGCCCGGCCCCTGAGCACCCTCGATCCGGCGGCCCGCAACGCTGAGTTCTCCTGGCTGGGCGAACTCGTGAAGGGCGTGCGTGTCCTGGGGGCCGGAGAAGGCAGCCACGGCACCGCCGAGCACTTCCAGCTCAAGGACCGGGTGTTCCGCGAACTCGTGAGGGACCACGGCTTTACCGTTCTGGCCCTCGAAGACAGCTATGCCAGCGGCGACGCCGTGGACCGCTACGTGCGCGGCGAGGGTCCGGACGATGCCGACGCGGCCACCGCCCAGCTCGAAATCGGGGTGTGGCAGACCCAGGAGGTCCGCGACCTGCTGAGGTGGATGCGCGCCTACAACGCCGCGCGCGGTGACCGGCCCGAACTGCGGGTGGTGGGCATCGACATGCAGATGCCGACGACGAGCGTGGCTGTCCTCACGCAGCTCGCTCCCCAGAATCCTCGCCTGCAAGCCGCCCTCGCCCCACTGCGCCCCTTGGAGCCGCAATTCTGGTTCGCGCTGGCCGAGGACAAGGACGAGGCCCGCTATGCCCGCCTGCTCGGCCAGATCACGGAGCTGCGCCGCGCGGTGGACGCCCTCCCCGCCGGAACGCCGCAGCGTGCCCAGCTGGTGCATCTCGCCGAGACCGTGCGGCAGGGCGCGACCTTCTGGCGTGGGCTCGCGGACTTTAGCCGCGCCAACCTGATCCGTGACGCGGCGATGGGCGCCAACACCCGCTCGGCCTTCGACACCCTCTTTCCCGGTCAGCGCGGGATGCTCTGGGCGCACAACTTCCACGTCTCCAAGGTGCCCGCGCAGGGCCAGACCTACGCCAACCTCGGCCAGCACCTGGCGCGGGCGTGGGGCGGCGCGTACCGCGCCCTGGGCTTCTCGTTCGCGGGCGGCGAGGTGCGCGCGGTCAGCACAGACCCCGCCAAGCAGCGCGAAGGCTTCGTGCCGATGAGCCTCTCTCCCGCGCCCGAGACCAGCCTCGACGCCCTGATCGCGAGTGAAGCGCCCGCCGCCTACCTGAACACCGCCCAGGCGCTCGCCACGCCCGCCCTGCGCGGCTGGTTCTCGGCGCCCCTCGGGGTGGCCGCCGTGGGGGCGACGTACGCGCCCGGCTCCACGAGTTACGCCAACGTGAACCTCCCCCAGGCGTTCGACGGCATGATTTTTGTGAAGCGCAGCACGGCGACGAAGTTGCTGGAGAAGCGGTGAGCGCGGTGAAGAAACCCAGCCGAGACCGGCAGTGGACCAACGTTCGCCGGGTGGAGTTCATTTACGTCGCGGTGGCGTGTGCCCTAATCATTGGGCTCTTCGTTTACGCCTCCTTCCGACCAACTTCCGATCTGGTGTTCTGGCTGGTCAGTGGTGCCCTGCTGCTCGTCAGTCTGGGCATCTGGGGCCGGCAGTATCAGGTGCTTGACGAACGGGGCAAGCTGCGTTTTCTGCAAAGCTGGGCCGTGAGCGGTGTGGTGACTGGCTCGGGCCTGGGCTGGGCGCTGCTGTGGGGGGTGTATCAGGATGTGAAACTTTCTGGCAGCGGCGAGACTGCCGGGCCACCCGACCTTCCCTTCTGGTTCGCTTACCTATCATTGGTAACGGGTCTCGTGGCTATGGCCTTCACCAACCTCTATCTCCGCCGCCGGGACGCCCGTGAATGAAAAACCGCATCAAGGTCCTGCGGGCCGAGCACAACCTCACCCAGGCGGACCTCGCCGACCGGCTCGACGTGTCGCGCCAGACGGTCAATGCGCTCGAAACCGGCAAGTACGACCCCAGTCTGCCGCTCGCCTTCAAACTCGCGCGGCTCTTTGGCCTCAGGATCGAGGACATCTTCCAGGACGAGGGCTGAGGACGGGGCCTAGCGAATCTCCACCCCGTCCCGGCTCAGTCCCAGCAGCCGCGCCCGGCCCGAGCGGGCCACCTGCACCGAGGCGAGCAGCCCCGCCGTCCCCAGCCGCTCCTGCTGCGGGGCGGCGCCCTCGCTGAGGTAGAAGCGCTCCAGGCCGTAGTTGAGAAAGGCCCGCCCGCCCGATAGCCACTGCACCTGTCCCCTCAGGAAGACGCCGGAAGCCGGGCGCGTCGCCTGCGCCTCGCTGCCGGTCCACACGCCGTCCGCGCCGCGCGTGAGGGGGACGTAAGCCGGGCGGCCCTCTTCCACACCGCTTCCAGCGCGCGCCCGTGAGACGCCGTAGCCGAGAATGAGGTAGCGCCCGCGCAGCAGGTCACGCGGGTCCACCGGCTCGGTCTTCAGGGTCACCGTGGTGGCCCCGAAGCTGTCGGGCACGAGCGGCAGCACGAGGCCCCCGGCGAGGGCGAGCTGCGCCCCGACCGCCCAGCCGAGGCGGGCGCGGGGAGTGCGGGGCCAGGCGGGGCGGCTCACGGCGACCCTCCCGGCGCCACTTCGGCGCTCAGCCGGCGCCGGGTGCGCTCCAGGCCGTAGCCGAGCGCGAGCAGCAGCCCCCCCGCGCCGATCAGGGCACTGCCGGTATAGGCCAGCGTGCCGAGCAGCGTGAAATACACCGTGAGCACCGTGATCCCCACGAACAGCAGACCCCAGTTGATCCACGCCCGCCGCCCCCCGCGCCCCCCGAGCCACGTCACCCCGAGCGCGAGGAGGAAGACGAGGGCGAGCCACAGCCACGAAGCCGCATCACCTTCCCCGTCTCCCCAGCCGCCCCGGGTCTGAAGATGCAGCGCATAGATTCCGGACAGCAGCAGCGGCGGCGCCCAGAAGGCCCAGGGGTGCGAGAGGTCATGCCGGGCGCGGGCCGGGTCACGCCCGTGCAGCGCACTGACCCCGAACATCAGGGCGCCGAGGCCGGCGATCACGCCGCTCGCCGCAAGCGGGCTCAGGCGCCACAGGACCGACCAGCCGAAGAGGCCCCCGAGGGGCAGCACCACCGCCACCGGCAGCGCGAGGTGCAGCGCCGGGGGCAGGCGCACCGCGTAGGCCAGCGCCGCGAGCCCGAGGCCCCAGAGCAGTTGCAGCGTGTCGGTGCTCACCCCGAGCTGCAACCCCTGCGCGAGCAGCGCGAGGAGGGCGCCGTACAGCACCCCGCCGAGCAGGTAGAGCGCGGCACCCACCCCGGGGAGGTGCCGCCCGGCGCGGGCCGGTGCGTCGCGCAGGCGGTAGCCGCCCGCATACGCCCCCAGCATCAGCCCGAGCACCCCGAGCAGCTTGGCCCAGCCCGGAATCTCGGCCCAGTTGGCCCCCACGAGCGCAATCACCCCGAGCCCGAGCACCAGCGCCCCCAGCAGCGACACGGTGAGTGCCCAGGGCGACGGCGTGCGGTCCCCCACGGTGAGGCCTGTCCACCCCTCGTGTTTCAAGATCGCCTGCACCTGCGCGGGCGTGAGCAGCCCGAGCTCTGCCCAGCGTTGAAGGGCCTGCACCGTGCCGCGCTCACTTGCCGCCATGCTCCACTGTAAACCCGTGGTACGAGGGGGCCTGCGTCCACGCCGCAGTGACTTTCAAGGCCTGAACGCCGTGCTACGCTACAAACGGACGTTTGTTTGGTCCCTTTCCTGTGTGACCCACGATGACTGACTCCCCCACCAAGCCGCGCCGCGAGCAGATTCAGGACGCCGCCAGCCGTCTCTTTTCCGAGCGGGGCTACCACGCCACGAGCATGCGCGACCTCGCCGGGGAACTCGGAATGCAGGGCGGCAGCCTCTACGCCCACATCAGCGGCAAAGAAGACCTGCTGATCGAGATCGTGAACGGTGCGGCGCAGCAGTTCGACGAGGCGCTGTTCAGCCTGCGCGACCTCGACCTCCCCGCCGACGCCAAGTTGCGCGAGGCGATGTTCCGGCACATCACGGTGGTGGCCGACAACATGGAGAGTGCGACCGTGTTTTTCCACGAGTGGAAGCACCTCTCGCCCGGGGCCTACCGCCGGGTGATCGGCTGGCGCGACACCATCGACGACTTCTACCGTGGACTTGTCGAGCAGGGCGTCCGGGAGGGCACCTTTCGCCCGGACCTCGATGTCAAGATGACGGCCTACCTGATTCTCTCGGCCGTCAACTGGAGCTATACCTGGTACCGGCCCGGCGGCTCCCTGACCCCGCGTGACGTGGCCGAGGGCTTCGCGGCGACGCTGCTGAGCGGCCTGCGAACGGGAGGTGATCGCCCATAGCCGTTCCCCCTACCGTCACCGTCCAGGTGCGCGAGGCGCTGCGTTACGCCCAGGGCCGCGCCGCGCGGCTGGGCCGCACCCAGCAGCTCGAACTCGGCGAGGACCTCTTTATCCGCATCGGACCGGGCGGGCGCAAGTTCCTGCTGTTCGGCCTGAGCACCGAACCCACCCGCGAGCAGGCCGAGGCGGTCGCGGCGGCGCTGGAGTTGCGGGCGCCGGTGTACGGCTGGCATCAGGGCGAAACGCTGCGCTCGCTCACGGTGATTGAGACGGAGATTGGGCCGGGTTCTTCAGGCGGCTGAGTCTCGCCTCACGCGGGGCAAATGAGAGCTGGGCACAGTGAGGGGGTATGCGAAAACTTCTTCTGCTGGCGCCGCTGGCCCTGGCCTCCTGCGGCCTGCTCGGGACCCCCAAGACCTACGACGTGAGCGGCACAATCAGCGGTACCGCCCCCGGCAGTCCCATCAAGCTCGCGCTCGTCGGCGTGAGCAGCACCGGCGCCGTCAACGCAGACGTGGCCCAGGTGGCCGTCACCGTCTTCGACGCCAGAAAGTTCAGCGTGGATTATCCCGACTCGCCCGCGCCGGGCATCTATCAGGTGATCGCCTACGTGGATACCAACGGGGACGGCAAATACAACGCCACTGAAAAGCGCACCGAGAACAACGGCAAATACCTGATCTACAGCGAGAGTGACGCCACCGTCGGCTCTGTCACCGTCAAGTCGGGCTGGAATCTGTTTCAGGGAACCACGGTCACGCAGCCGGGGCGCATCACCAACTACGACTTGAACTGGTAAATCCGAACGAAGAAGGGAGCGTACCCACGTTGGGCCGCTCCCTCCCTACTGGAGAACTCAGGCTTTGGGGTTCGCGCCTTCAAAGGTCGCCTTGAACTTCTGGAGATCCTCGGCGATCTGCTGGCTGGGCTCCTCGCCAAACAGCTTGGCGACTGCTGCGCCGAGGGGACCGGCCGGCGGACGGTAGCTGAGGGCGACGTGCACGCGGGTGCCGCCATTGGGGAGGCTCTCAAACTGCACGCTGCCGGCATTGTCCACCGTCGCGCCGGGCAGTGAGTGCCAGCCGATGCGCTCACCGGGCTTGTCGTTGACGATCTCGGCTTCCCACTCGACGTGCGTGCCGAGCGGCGCCTTGGCGACCCAGCGGCTGCGCTTGTCGTCGAGGACCGTCACGGTTTCG
Coding sequences:
- a CDS encoding erythromycin esterase family protein; the protein is MKILPLTALLTLSLAAAQTTQAQTTQPIPAELRARYEALRDATLKGDLQAVRAFYLPDARLTDVNGQPLSLNAALEALNPQVVTFEKLTYELRGAVLSGDQATVQVWQRVEGKVTPLPGTSQAFGGDALSEDLWRKVNGEWLIAGSRALESETRIAGQVIRQRAPAPVSDTELVARRAALAGLARPLSTLDPAARNAEFSWLGELVKGVRVLGAGEGSHGTAEHFQLKDRVFRELVRDHGFTVLALEDSYASGDAVDRYVRGEGPDDADAATAQLEIGVWQTQEVRDLLRWMRAYNAARGDRPELRVVGIDMQMPTTSVAVLTQLAPQNPRLQAALAPLRPLEPQFWFALAEDKDEARYARLLGQITELRRAVDALPAGTPQRAQLVHLAETVRQGATFWRGLADFSRANLIRDAAMGANTRSAFDTLFPGQRGMLWAHNFHVSKVPAQGQTYANLGQHLARAWGGAYRALGFSFAGGEVRAVSTDPAKQREGFVPMSLSPAPETSLDALIASEAPAAYLNTAQALATPALRGWFSAPLGVAAVGATYAPGSTSYANVNLPQAFDGMIFVKRSTATKLLEKR
- a CDS encoding helix-turn-helix transcriptional regulator; its protein translation is MKNRIKVLRAEHNLTQADLADRLDVSRQTVNALETGKYDPSLPLAFKLARLFGLRIEDIFQDEG
- a CDS encoding GDYXXLXY domain-containing protein, which produces MSRPAWPRTPRARLGWAVGAQLALAGGLVLPLVPDSFGATTVTLKTEPVDPRDLLRGRYLILGYGVSRARAGSGVEEGRPAYVPLTRGADGVWTGSEAQATRPASGVFLRGQVQWLSGGRAFLNYGLERFYLSEGAAPQQERLGTAGLLASVQVARSGRARLLGLSRDGVEIR
- a CDS encoding DUF2157 domain-containing protein, whose amino-acid sequence is MAASERGTVQALQRWAELGLLTPAQVQAILKHEGWTGLTVGDRTPSPWALTVSLLGALVLGLGVIALVGANWAEIPGWAKLLGVLGLMLGAYAGGYRLRDAPARAGRHLPGVGAALYLLGGVLYGALLALLAQGLQLGVSTDTLQLLWGLGLAALAYAVRLPPALHLALPVAVVLPLGGLFGWSVLWRLSPLAASGVIAGLGALMFGVSALHGRDPARARHDLSHPWAFWAPPLLLSGIYALHLQTRGGWGDGEGDAASWLWLALVFLLALGVTWLGGRGGRRAWINWGLLFVGITVLTVYFTLLGTLAYTGSALIGAGGLLLALGYGLERTRRRLSAEVAPGGSP
- a CDS encoding TetR/AcrR family transcriptional regulator, whose amino-acid sequence is MTDSPTKPRREQIQDAASRLFSERGYHATSMRDLAGELGMQGGSLYAHISGKEDLLIEIVNGAAQQFDEALFSLRDLDLPADAKLREAMFRHITVVADNMESATVFFHEWKHLSPGAYRRVIGWRDTIDDFYRGLVEQGVREGTFRPDLDVKMTAYLILSAVNWSYTWYRPGGSLTPRDVAEGFAATLLSGLRTGGDRP
- a CDS encoding SRPBCC family protein, whose amino-acid sequence is MTKNNAMQGMDQNRMISGAAGGALVLMGLRKRGLLGLGMTAVGGYLAYKAATGKDPVMAAAGLSGNAMAAKPIFVEHSVVIDRPAQQVYDFWRKLENLPQIMSHLETVTVLDDKRSRWVAKAPLGTHVEWEAEIVNDKPGERIGWHSLPGATVDNAGSVQFESLPNGGTRVHVALSYRPPAGPLGAAVAKLFGEEPSQQIAEDLQKFKATFEGANPKA